The Phoenix dactylifera cultivar Barhee BC4 chromosome 17, palm_55x_up_171113_PBpolish2nd_filt_p, whole genome shotgun sequence genome contains a region encoding:
- the LOC103696936 gene encoding uncharacterized protein LOC103696936 — MGSVSLKIGDGTARFRRATLCSSALHLLMLASVVSTNLFALYVFTYSPSATATGGGHKNLSVISEHVSLILREIEASERRLHQIERELAGYDTLDPAKPGLPSELKLFLGRHPLPLGRDARSGITAMVSSVAHSCARPAAAALLSDFMSYRPAAPCPTADPLLPSKLISKACEPLPRRRCLSRPPAGSPRLPLPRSLWNPNTKNPGAGLNGIDKQMWIKPTGKNDFLIDDVLALGGGGIRIGFDINGGAGNFAARMAERNVTIVTSTLELGGKPMNEFVAARGLFPLLMSPAQRFPFYDSVFDLVHIMNALDEGGAPALGPAGRPEALEFLMFDIDRILRAGGLFWLDNYLCVDDERKRTVTRLIERFGFKKLKWVVGEKADAAGIGKTQVYLSAVLQKPARG; from the coding sequence ATGGGCTCCGTCTCCCTCAAGATCGGTGACGGCACCGCCCGGTTCCGCCGCGCCACGCTTTGCTCCTCCGCCCTCCACCTCCTCATGCTCGCCTCCGTCGTCTCCACCAACCTCTTCGCCTTATACGTCTTCACCTACTCCCCCTCCGCCACCGCCACCGGCGGCGGCCACAAGAACCTCTCCGTCATCTCCGAGCACGTCTCCCTCATCCTCCGGGAGATCGAGGCCTCCGAGCGCCGGCTCCACCAGATCGAGCGCGAGCTCGCCGGCTACGACACCCTCGACCCCGCCAAGCCCGGCCTCCCTTCCGAGCTCAAGCTCTTCCTCGGCCGCCACCCGCTCCCCCTCGGCCGAGACGCCCGCTCCGGCATAACCGCCATGGTCTCCTCCGTCGCCCACTCCTGCGCCCGCCCTGCCGCCGCCGCCCTTCTCTCCGACTTCATGTCCTACCGCCCCGCCGCCCCCTGCCCCACCGCCgaccccctcctcccctccaaGCTCATCTCCAAGGCCTGCGAGCCCCTCCCACGCCGCCGCTGCCTCTCCCGCCCCCCTGCCGGCTCCCCCCGGCTCCCCCTTCCCCGATCCCTCTGGAACCCCAACACCAAGAACCCCGGCGCCGGCCTCAACGGCATCGACAAGCAGATGTGGATCAAGCCGACAGGGAAAAATGACTTCTTGATCGACGACGTATTGGCTCTGGGCGGCGGCGGCATCCGCATTGGCTTCGACATCAATGGTGGTGCCGGGAACTTCGCGGCGAGGATGGCCGAGCGGAATGTTACTATAGTGACATCAACACTCGAGCTCGGCGGCAAGCCGATGAATGAATTTGTGGCCGCCAGGGGGCTGTTCCCGCTGCTCATGTCGCCGGCGCAGAGGTTTCCATTCTACGACTCGGTGTTCGATCTTGTGCACATCATGAATGCATTGGATGAGGGAGGTGCCCCGGCACTGGGGCCAGCCGGCCGGCCGGAGGCGCTGGAGTTCTTGATGTTCGACATCGACAGAATCCTGAGGGCTGGAGGCTTGTTCTGGCTTGACAACTACCTATGTGTTGATGATGAGAGGAAGCGGACTGTGACGAGGCTTATCGAGAGGTTTGGATTTAAGAAGCTTAAATGGGTGGTTGGGGAGAAGGCCGATGCTGCTGGCATAGGAAAGACTCAGGTGTACCTCTCCGCAGTTCTGCAGAAACCGGCAAGAGGATGA